A genomic segment from Amphiura filiformis chromosome 10, Afil_fr2py, whole genome shotgun sequence encodes:
- the LOC140161655 gene encoding uncharacterized protein, giving the protein MGSPVSPIAANIFMEALEQQAIATAPLDCRPKLWLRYVDDVLEVINKDCVQQLTDHINQVDKSGSIKFTFEQESQGSLPFLDTLIVKKDDGTVKLLVYRKPSHTDQYLNYQSHHPLHQKLGVIRTLYNRKDSVVTEEEDKVEEEEKVNEALRTCGYPDWTFKKVKDQLQCVKPKKVNKKTDDKTRSKGMVVLPYVKGVTGRISRVMKSYNISTAMKPHDTLRKQLVHPKDKRDPINTTDAVYKIPCKNCKKKKKHQHGGQCNKLARTGVQSEPFYHHSTIY; this is encoded by the coding sequence ATGGGCAGCCCGGTATCTCCGATTGCAGCTAACATATTTATGGAAGCTCTTGAACAGCAGGCGATCGCTACGGCACCCTTAGATTGTAGACCAAAGCTATGGTTGCGTTATGTGGATGACGTGTTAGAAGTTATTAACAAAGATTGCGTCCAACAGCTTACCGACCACATCAACCAAGTTGACAAATCGGGGTCAATAAAGTTTACATTTGAACAAGAATCCCAAGGTAGCCTTCCGTTCCTAGACACGCTGATAGTGAAAAAAGACGACGGCACGGTAAAGCTACTGGTCTATCGTAAGCCATCCCATACAGACCAATACCTGAACTATCAGTCTCATCACCCGTTACATCAAAAACTTGGTGTGATACGCACATTGTACAACAGGAAAGACAGCGTTGTGACTGAAGAGGAAGACAAAgtggaagaagaagagaaagtcAACGAAGCCCTTAGAACATGCGGGTACCCTGATTGGACCTTTAAGAAGGTCAAAGACCAGTTACAGTGTGTGAAACCCAAGAAAGTTAACAAAAAGACTGATGACAAGACCAGAAGTAAAGGCATGGTTGTGCTTCCCTATGTTAAGGGTGTTACTGGAAGAATTTCTAGAGTCATGAAGAGTTACAACATTTCTACTGCAATGAAACCGCACGACACACTCAGAAAACAGCTGGTACATCCTAAAGACAAACGTGATCCTATCAACACCACGGATGCGGTATATAAGATACCCTGCAAGAactgcaaaaagaaaaaaaaacatcaacatGGCGGACAGTGTAACAAGCTAGCTCGTACCGGCGTTCAATCCGAGCCGTTTTATCACCATTCAACGATTTATTGA
- the LOC140161656 gene encoding uncharacterized protein, with the protein MNLFNHVRQSYGQSTVKQLRDLENCEKKVQRHRNHLVYSLRCRDQKLTPSSLKLRCPLNTNKAKEIIKRAEKGLIRERIRVVNYKVKNLKDKKDQLKEDVNNIIPAKSELGQRIERHLTTVAETTYQDTKRHHLQKLEILSEKAAARNKKSLASNIDLSGSQLKKWVINLSKYKLNPAQTSVLSKGLNFAISTPEIYAEEFVLATELACTHLPQDDRIQLRGKIASTLKSSKVPEQNITKEERKAIKDLKKVEDIIILPADKGKSTVVLDKAEYEEKVTTMLGDRKTYEELPADPTQRYKLKLVTKLTGLKKEGKITELKYKQLYPTAENVPRLYCTPKIHKLNTPLRPIVDYTATIGYSTSRWLADILGALVGNTQHHVKNSKQLSEDLAKVVIDEEDILNSHDVVSLFTNTPIDQVLDIVQSRLEKDM; encoded by the coding sequence atgaatctgttcaatcatgtTCGACAATCGTATGGACAAAGCACGGTAAAACAGCTACGTGACTTggaaaattgtgagaaaaagGTACAGAGACACAGAAACCATCTAGTCTATAGCCTCCGCTGCCGTGACCAAAAGCTTACCCCGTCCAGTTTGAAACTACGATGTCCGCTAAATACCAACAAAGCCAAGGAGATCATCAAACGCGCGGAAAAAGGACTTATCAGAGAGAGAATCCGTGTGGTAAATTATAAAGTCAAGAACTTAAAAGACAAGAAAGATCAGTTGAAAGAAGATGTAAACAACATAATTCCCGCGAAATCGGAGTTGGGACAAAGGATTGAGCGTCACCTAACGACCGTCGCTGAGACTACTTATCAGGATACTAAACGACATCACCTGCAGAAGTTAGAAATTCTGAGTGAGAAAGCCGCCGCGAGAAACAAAAAGTCCCTGGCTTCTAACATCGATTTGTCAGGTTCTCAactcaaaaaatgggtcatcaatCTCTCGAAATACAAATTAAATCCTGCACAAACCAGCGTGTTGTCAAAAGGTCTCAATTTTGCTATTTCAACACCAGAAATATACGCGGAGGAATTTGTGTTAGCAACCGAATTGGCGTGCACCCACCTACCCCAGGACGATAGAATCCAACTTCGAGGTAAAATAGCAAGCACGTTGAAATCATCGAAAGTACCAGAACAAAACATCacaaaagaagaaaggaaagctATTAAAGACTTGAAGAAAGTGGAGGATATCATAATACTACCTGCAGATAAAGGCAAATCGACCGTTGTATTGGACAAAGCTGAATATGAAGAGAAAGTTACTACCATGCTTGGAGACAGGAAGACGTACGAGGAACTACCGGCAGACCCGACACAGAggtataaactgaaattagttaCCAAGTTGACAGGTCTCAAGAAGGAAGGTAAGATCACCGAATTGAAGTACAAACAGCTTTATCCCACGGCCGAAAATGTGCCCAGATTATATTGTACGCCGAAAATTCATAAGCTTAACACCCCCCTGCGTCCAATTGTTGACTATACGGCAACCATCGGTTACAGTACTTCGAGATGGCTCGCTGATATTTTAGGTGCTTTGGTTGGCAATACTCAACACCATGTTAAGAATTCCAAGCAATTGTCAGAAGATCTTGCGAAAGTGGTTATAGATGAGGAAGACATTCTCAACTCCCACGATGTGGTGAGCTTATTCACCAACACACCCATCGACCAAGTGTTAGACATTGTTCAAAGTAGACTGGAGAAAGATATGTGA
- the LOC140161654 gene encoding uncharacterized protein, with product MKTRSADSISFLVPRSKKGAGDRAFSVAAPRQINEPQCATYDHPDSGCTGRCWPSSSCPNRKYVEGKCPNQADDIKCCLTVDTDMDCAVKPGNCMPTAQCPNNNYQPFYCPTKPNEVKCCFEKPTDTCSGRDYVPYDCLHCICMIESNCRQLNPICRWDVNSESCGPYQIKEVYYIDAKPYAEGVLGGDYHSCTSVFHCSEQAVHAYMKRYATSSRLGHAPTCEDFARIHNGGPNGHLNDGTLQYWNKVKTCLDNL from the exons ATGAAGACCCGCTCGGCAGATAGTATTTCCTTCCTCGTGCCTCGTTCTAAGAAGGGTGCTGGGGATAGAGCTTTTTCAGTGGcagctccac GACAGATAAATGAGCCACAGTGCGCCACCTACGATCATCCCGATAGTGGATGTACCGGAAGATGCTGGCCAAGCTCAAGCTGTCCAAATCGTAAATACGTAGAGGGAAAATGCCCGAATCAAGCCGACGACATCAAATGCTGCTTGACAG TTGACACAGATATGGATTGTGCCGTTAAACCCGGCAATTGTATGCCAACCGCACAGTGTCCAAACAATAATTATCAACCTTTCTATTGCCCAACCAAACCCAACGAGGTGAAATGCTGTTTTGAAAAACCAACGGACACTTGTTCAG GTCGTGATTACGTACCCTACGATTGTCTGCACTGCATATGTATGATAGAATCCAACTGTAGGCAATTGAATCCTATATGCCGGTGGGATGTCAACTCGGAATCCTGTGGGCCATATCAGATTAAAGAAGTCTATTACATTGATGCCAAACCGTACGCAGAAGGAGTGCTTGGCGGAG ACTACCATTCTTGCACATCAGTCTTCCATTGTAGCGAACAAGCAGTACACGCCTACATGAAACGCTACGCCACCTCGTCACGCTTGGGTCACGCTCCGACCTGCGAGGACTTTGCCCGTATCCACAACGGCGGACCTAATGGACATCTGAATGACGGCACTTTGCAGTATTGGAATAAGGTTAAGACTTGTCTTGATAACCTGTAG